Proteins from a single region of Bradyrhizobium diazoefficiens:
- a CDS encoding NIPSNAP family protein, with amino-acid sequence MIYEMRQYRCVPGRLPALLKRFETMTLKIWEKHGIKQAGFFTTLIGISNQELTYFLAWESLAEREKKWTAFMTDPDWIEARAKTEADGQIVENIVSQILAPTAFSAVK; translated from the coding sequence ATGATCTACGAAATGCGACAATACCGCTGCGTGCCCGGCCGCCTGCCGGCGCTCTTGAAGCGCTTTGAGACGATGACGCTGAAGATCTGGGAGAAGCACGGCATCAAGCAGGCCGGGTTCTTCACCACGCTGATCGGCATCTCCAATCAGGAACTTACCTACTTTCTTGCTTGGGAGTCCTTGGCGGAGCGCGAGAAGAAATGGACCGCGTTCATGACCGATCCGGACTGGATCGAGGCGCGCGCCAAGACCGAGGCCGACGGGCAGATCGTCGAGAACATCGTCAGCCAGATTCTGGCGCCGACCGCCTTCTCGGCCGTGAAATAG
- a CDS encoding CTP synthase, whose amino-acid sequence MARYIFITGGVVSSLGKGLASAALGALLQARGYKVRLRKLDPYLNLDPGTMSPYQHGEVFVTDDGAETDLDLGHYERFTGRPATKADNITTGRIYQDIISKERRGDYLGATIQVVPHVTNAIKEFVLSGNDDYDFVLVEIGGTVGDIEGLPFFEAIRQLKNELPRDHAVYIHLTLLPYIPSAGELKTKPTQHSVKELRSIGIQPDILLCRTDREIPKEERRKLGLFCNVRESAVIEARDVDNIYAVPEAYHNAGLDDEVLAAFGIGSRIPPVLQSWQKINERVRNPEGNVTIAIVGKYTGMKDAYKSLIEALSHGGIANKVKVNLDWIESEIFEKEDPAPFLEHVNGILVPGGFGQRGAEGKIRAAQFARERDVPYFGICFGMQMAVIEAARNLVGIEEANSTEFGPTKEPLVGLMTEWLRGNELEKRSKAGDLGGTMRLGAYPAALTRGSRVSQVYGGALEISERHRHRYEVNTAYKDRLEQQGLRFSGLSPDGVLPEIVEYEDHPWFIGVQFHPELKSRPFEPHPLFASFIQAAMVQSRLV is encoded by the coding sequence ATGGCGCGGTACATATTCATCACCGGCGGCGTGGTTTCTTCGCTCGGCAAGGGTCTGGCTTCGGCGGCACTGGGTGCCCTGTTGCAAGCCCGGGGCTACAAGGTCCGCCTCCGCAAGCTCGACCCCTATCTCAATCTCGATCCCGGAACGATGTCGCCGTATCAGCACGGCGAAGTGTTCGTGACCGATGACGGCGCGGAGACCGATCTCGATCTCGGTCACTACGAGCGCTTCACGGGCCGGCCGGCGACCAAGGCCGACAACATTACGACCGGGCGCATCTACCAGGACATCATCTCGAAGGAACGCCGCGGCGATTATCTCGGCGCGACCATCCAGGTGGTTCCGCACGTCACCAACGCCATCAAGGAGTTCGTGCTCTCCGGCAACGACGATTACGACTTCGTGCTGGTCGAGATCGGCGGCACTGTTGGCGACATCGAGGGCCTGCCGTTCTTCGAGGCGATCCGCCAGCTCAAGAACGAGCTGCCGCGCGATCACGCCGTCTACATCCATCTCACGCTTTTGCCCTATATCCCGAGCGCCGGCGAATTGAAGACCAAGCCGACGCAGCACTCGGTCAAGGAGCTGCGCTCGATCGGCATCCAGCCGGACATCCTGCTCTGCCGCACCGATCGCGAGATCCCGAAGGAGGAGCGGCGCAAGTTAGGGCTGTTCTGCAACGTGCGCGAAAGCGCCGTGATCGAGGCGCGCGACGTCGACAACATCTACGCGGTGCCCGAGGCCTATCACAATGCCGGCCTCGACGACGAAGTGCTCGCCGCCTTCGGCATCGGCTCGCGGATTCCGCCGGTGCTGCAGAGCTGGCAGAAGATCAACGAGCGCGTCCGTAATCCTGAAGGCAACGTCACCATCGCCATCGTCGGCAAGTACACCGGCATGAAGGATGCGTACAAGTCGCTGATCGAGGCGCTCTCGCATGGCGGCATCGCCAACAAGGTGAAGGTCAATCTCGACTGGATCGAGAGCGAGATCTTCGAGAAGGAAGATCCGGCGCCGTTCCTCGAGCACGTCAACGGCATCCTGGTGCCGGGCGGCTTCGGCCAGCGCGGGGCCGAAGGCAAGATCCGCGCGGCGCAGTTCGCACGCGAGCGCGACGTGCCGTATTTCGGCATCTGCTTCGGAATGCAGATGGCGGTGATCGAGGCGGCGCGAAATCTCGTCGGCATCGAGGAGGCCAATTCCACCGAGTTCGGCCCGACCAAGGAGCCCTTGGTCGGCCTGATGACGGAATGGCTGCGCGGCAACGAACTCGAGAAGCGCTCCAAGGCCGGCGATCTCGGCGGCACGATGCGGCTCGGGGCATACCCGGCAGCGCTGACGCGCGGCAGCCGCGTCTCGCAAGTCTATGGCGGCGCCCTCGAGATATCCGAACGCCACCGCCACCGCTACGAGGTCAACACCGCCTACAAGGACCGTCTCGAGCAGCAGGGCCTGCGCTTCTCCGGCCTGTCGCCCGACGGCGTGTTGCCTGAAATCGTCGAGTACGAGGATCACCCCTGGTTCATCGGCGTCCAGTTCCACCCCGAGCTGAAGTCGCGGCCGTTCGAGCCGCACCCGCTGTTCGCCTCGTTCATCCAGGCAGCGATGGTGCAGAGCCGGCTGGTCTAG
- the secG gene encoding preprotein translocase subunit SecG, protein MQTVVIVVHLMIVVIMIGAVLLQKSEGGGLGMGGGAGFMSSRGTANLLSRTTAVLAAGFFLTSLFLSWYAGYNRAPTSIIGQPASQTQPAGGGPIAPPTSGGILDTLKKADEQQQAPAAPSGPQVPRSQ, encoded by the coding sequence ATGCAGACCGTTGTTATCGTCGTCCACCTCATGATCGTTGTCATCATGATCGGTGCCGTCCTGCTCCAGAAGTCAGAAGGCGGCGGCCTCGGCATGGGCGGAGGCGCGGGCTTTATGTCGAGCCGCGGCACAGCGAATCTATTGTCACGGACGACCGCGGTCCTTGCGGCCGGCTTCTTCCTGACCAGCCTGTTCCTATCCTGGTACGCCGGCTACAACCGCGCGCCGACCTCGATTATCGGCCAGCCGGCGTCGCAGACCCAGCCGGCCGGCGGCGGGCCGATCGCCCCGCCGACCTCGGGCGGCATTCTGGACACGCTGAAGAAGGCGGACGAGCAGCAGCAGGCTCCGGCAGCGCCGTCAGGCCCGCAGGTGCCGCGCTCGCAATAA